GGGTACCGTAATGCACAGCCTTGTCCCAGAGGGGAAGCTCTCCTTCTGAATAATATAATGTTCCTTTCGCTGGTTCATATGCATAAACTTtatgttacgacttttacttcctctattttgaatgtgctttataaataaagagttaaagttaaagtaccaatgattgtcacacacactcttggtgtggcgaaattattctctgcattttacccatcacccttaatcaccccctgggaggtgaggggagcagtgggcagcagcggtgccatgcccaggaatcatttttggtgatttgcagcccaattccaacccttgatgctgagtgccaagcaggaaaggaatgagtcccatttttatagtctttggtatgactcagccgggatttgaactcaccaatctcagggcggacaccctaaccactaggccactgagttgatGATTTAAATTGATATTTAGTCAGGTTTGACGTTTTCTTGGCCCGGCGCTAGAGCCAAAGTCCTCACTAACTGTGGTTTAGCCTTTTTTTGGAGGTAAAAAaagttgtttaaaaaatatttgttttgttcaCTTTAAAAGGTGTCATATCAtgtttttggggtgtttttttgcattttaaggagacttattatgcaaaaccaacttttcttacctactggtatttgtttttgtgtatttgggatatgcATAAGTACaggacattttaaataaaaaaaattgaggcaTGGGAGAGATGTTTCTAGagcaatcttgccttccttcatacttttcTCCAAAGTCGTTTGTGAATGTCTTTCCCAGGTGGGTTTTTCCATGTATGGAAGAGATTTACCCAAAGTGCCATTGTGATCCAGTGCTGGAGTACAATAAGCTCATTGTGTTTACTCTATCCTCTTGTCATGCGGCAGACTGGCTTGTGCATACACACGTGTCCTCCAATGTTGTagtttctaatacaaagtagcatatagttctaacatctgtcagtagactggatgtggaagcgctaaaaactgcaatgaagatgacgaggagaaaactcagtcgaagtggaggcaaataaataaatagaaagaaagaaatggttagaaagcagcttgaagatggtctgtaaaacatattcCTCACAAAATTTTGATCGAataaccactattacatgttatgtagtcaACAAGAAAGTGttctaaatgtagaaaaaaaacataatgggacccctttaaaacaattccttgtggtctacataacatgttatggtgttgcattgctcaaaatgttgcatagatttagTTTTACGGACCATCTTCAACCGGCTTTTTGACTATCTCCGACAATGCACCGTTGTGAACTGTCTAATTAACATGTCCAATATCCTCCTCCAGGCCAAGCCCTTTTCCACTGTGTCCTATCCCCGtaagccatgttgtagtttttagcgcttcaatTTTGAGTCTACTGACAAAACTTATGGACTACAATTTTAGACTACAGCTTAATAAAAATGGCGGACTCTTGCAAATATGTTTGGGTAAACAGGTGACGTGATATTTGTGACCGTATCTGAGGAAAACGTGTCACAGTTGTGTCAAAATCCAAACGGCTTGTTTGGAGAaagtttggaagaaggcaagatAGTTTTATCAATATTTCTGCCAAGccaccatggtttgatttcaaatttgtGGGACCTTTGgagatcctaaatacacaaaaacaagtaccaacaggtaagaaattttgtttttgccagAATAGGGCCCCTCTAATGAAAGATTGTATTCCTTCTACATGTACCTTTAATTAACTTCATTATAAAACAGTTCCatgtgatgttactgacactaaGTGACCATGCAGTCAGTATCACCGTCTGCTTATTTCTCTTTTactaaaaaaatgctaaaatctGACGAATTAGATTTGAATACATGAAAATCCCTAGTTGAAGACAGCCATACATTTCACATTATTATGTATTCTATTGTAAGATTAGCATATGCCGGAGTGGCTTAGTGTGattatattattttttgagtccttaatttttttctttacattggctttaggttttagttttttcaaaaataaacagTTTTGAGTACAGTATGAGAGGGAAATTGTATCTtgattattttgtatattttgctTGACTGTATGCAAACATTGACAATAAAGAATCTTTGAAGTTTAAAGAAGGGTTCAAAATGCACCCAGGAccagttaaaaacatttttcaaaagtaATCCATGAAATTGTTGCAACATTCAGAGCATGACCGATAATTGATGTGATTGTCACAAAACATTGCGAAAGAGGAGAGCCTGAACGATTGCCAACATGACATGTGAtcagttcatgttttcatgtctttgtaGTTAAATATCCACAGCTGGCTAGGACTCCATACTGCAGTGTtaactgtgccgcggcacattagTGCCGTGaggtacagtctggtgtgccatgggagattatctaatttcacctatttgggttaaaatattttttgcaaatcagtaattataatccgcaaaattatgtgttattgttgagtgttggtacagagtaactgtgtaatacgcttccatatcagtaggtggcagccaatagctaattgctctgtaggactcgggaacagcgggaggcagggcgaaggtaaaaaggtatctaatgcttaaaccaaaaataaacaaaaaggtgagtgaccctaagaaaaggcattgaagcttagggaaggctatgcactacagaacaaaactaaaactttactggctacaaagtaaacaaaaacagaatgctggacgacagcaaagacttactgtggtgcaaagacggcgtccacaatgtgcatcggaacatgacatgacaatcaacaatgtccccacaaagaaagatacaaacaactgaaatatttttgattgcgaaaacaaagtagatgcgggaaatatcgctcaaaggaagacatgaaactgctataagaaaataacaaaaagagagagaaagcgcaagacaagaactaaaacactacacaaagaaaaacattacaaaaaaaaaactccaaataaatcACAGCTTGACGTGACAGGTTCTGACACTACACCTACCTTGGGACAAGAGCTATATGGAtgaatggttggttatggtttaaagtcatatccaacaacgtTTTACTGTCAACTCAGTTTCATTTTTTATTGATTTCAGCTGTTGGTGTGCCTcaagattttttcaaagtaataaatgtatatgtttcctttagtttttattcatagctgtatgtagaagtggttagttgtataaagttaaagtaccaatgattgtcacacacatactagatgtggctaaattattctctgcatttgacccatcacccttgatcacaccctgggaggtgaggggagcagtgggcagcaccggtggccacgcccgggaatcatttatggtgatttaacccccaattccaacccttaatgcgagtgccaagcagggaggtaatgggttccatttttatagtctttggtatgactcggccgggatttgaactcacgacctaccgatctcagggcggacactctagccactaggccactgagtaggtcatcttcttcttcttcttcttttgtttttatggcggttggcaagcaaccttctggtgtgcattaccgccaccttctgtaatggagtgtggaccgagatggatccctactctatattcttttacttaacccagtgttttttaaatatgtgtatattgctttataccCTATgtttttctgaatgcaatcctaatatacctcccacttctaacctaatattttcttttgctaacttattttccagtatttctctttctctattatatttcctacattgtattaagacatggtcaacattttctatctggtggcaaaaatcacacatcCCTGTTGTAtatttgcctatcaattttagtgaactatttagatatgtatggcctaatctcattctagtaataatgtgttcttctttcctatttctaccccctcctctcattacacctactttcctctggactttgtaaaactctctaccttttgtttccttattccaattatcctgccacttgtTATGGTGTTCTATCtcaattatgctcttcacttcttctttactgtgcttaatctccatgtttacttctgttttagtggttgcttgttttgcgtacctatcagctaactcatttcccttaactcctacatgagcaggaacccagagaaatgttaccacacctcccgctttattcatcctgtagattgcctgaactatttcataaactatatctagtcttttttctgatgttatgttttttatgctcgtcaatgcactgctggagtccgagcacacgactactttccttgctttgtgttcctctatccagttaactgccatataaattgctaccaattcccccgtaaaaacagatagtttatcactaattattttattcaacactatatttctctgtgggataactgcagcagctcctactttactatttatagtttttgatgcatctgtgtatatcataatattatcaaaaaacatttcctcaatccattgttctatttggtaactatttaaatgtctattcttcagtaactgcatgtctacctttgggttaTCATACATCCATGGTGGTactgcaggaattggtactgtagggctcactttaatattgtcaatttgtgtttttttacatatatctcccattatccacccaaaactattcattttttcttccctttttcttggcaatttattagcacttgacgggttggatgtccttgcttggatccttttaagtttgcccaataaactgctgagagttgatctctcctcatgtccaaaggtttttcattcatttctacttgtaatgctgccactggagtagatttagtagctccacaacataaccttaaagcctgcgactggatccggtctattttctcaagtagagtttttgaagcagattgataaataatgcatccgtagtcgataacagatcgaattaaagtgatatatattgttttcaatgtcaaactatcagccccccaatctttaaccctcaaagccctcattatatttaacacctttttacttttctccactatcttgctgatgtgggttgaccagttaatatttttatcaaaccatattcccaaatatttaaatacttgtacctcttctatgttttatccatagagttttatttggagcttgttttgtactttcctcttcgtaaaatgtatgacttttgtctttccaacagagaatcttaaaccccaagccgtcccccagtcttgaacattatttaccgctttttgaatcttcttttctatatgatttgtatttctacctctcttccacatcactccatcatcagcaaacaatgccacctccactaacccttccacttcactaaaaacttcatttatcatgatggaaagtagtactggacttattatactcccttgcggggtcccattttccacttcgtattctctgctatattcattctctatttttactaataatgttctacttgttaaaaagtcttttatccatctgtacattcttcctctaatcccaatcctatttagtttcatcagcaacccctgtttccacaacatatcatacgctttcgcTATGTCAAAAAacaccgcaattatactttctttatttatttgtccctttctaatttcctcttccagctgcactgctgggtcatttgtgctttttgctttgcgaaaaccactttggtagttttttataatttcttttgactctaaataatatattaatctttcattaatcattttttccattactttgcccaaatttgaggtcaatgctatcggcctataatttcctgcctcttccggatctttccctggcttgcatattggaattattacagctgttttctactcatctggtaattttccttcttcatatatcctattatataatttcaagaccacttctttgccgatgctacctacatttttgatcatttgataactcaccaggtctttccctggcgtcatatttttaactttttttaaaattcgaaccatttcatccaaagaaaatgtcatatccatagggttggtaaaactattatcgttgtcttccttcatttccttaaTATTCAAActaattgttttttctctcttttgtttttctacatttctcaaattatcattactgtgcactttaacaaaggtttttgctaaaagttctgctttttctttatttcctaccacactccgcgttccatctttcattacatgatttttatgttcttttctgacccctgacattctcttgatcattccccacacttggcttaaaggagtagttctatttagtgtttcacaaaaagttttccaatggtgttttcttgtttttttaataacataccttactctagcttgatgccttttatattggatcatgtcttggaaattatgtgttcttctcagtattctaaatgctctattccgttcttgtattgcaactgtgcactcttgtgtccaccacggcactatcttccttcttctccctatactattccttggtatgctctgttcggctgcttctattatgcactttgtaatatctgtatttaattgttcaatatcttgatgtatatctacttcctttaaagttatgtcggtaatttccctaaatttcccccagtccccatgattatacttccatcttccttctatcctagagctttctgtcctatgatttatgtttatgtgaatgaagattggatagtgatcacttcccattgtgctgtatttatttacttcccactccacctttcctgctaacccttgtgacactagtgttaaatctattgctgtttctttacccgtgacgacatctaaccttgttcccgacccatcattcacacacaccagttctttttcctcctaaagtgcttccaatgtatccccattccagtcatccctttcaccccacattgtgctatgtgcattaaagtcaccacaccaaataatattgccactccagtgctcgattattgtttctagttggtgaatttctaatttcttgcatggattatagaagtttagtactttgtatctttctttattattccatacttctactcctactatctctagttcttgttttacttttaatattgaataatgcatatcttccttaataaatatggcacatcctcctccttgcccatcattcctatctttacgtatcgttatatatccttttattataatgtttaattttggcttcagccatgtttcttgaatacatattatatgtggtttatttttcatattattaatatatccctttaattcctgtccatttgctatcaaacttctggcattccactgaagaATCAACATGGCattggattgtggtaacatgactcggtctcgtctactctctgtagctcaccttgcacctgttcccaggatagttcttttaaattttaaaacttttctgctgctttgacaattattttgattttctcagtcttgtttctagcctgttctgtacagtttattacgtaagccaggaatacaactagtttgtccatggaaattcctgtatttgctgcctcttgttttttatttcttgaactattttcacttctgtcctgttctgcactttcttgatttcttattttaactgcctctgcgtatgtaatatttctttcaactctgatttgctgtacttctgttgcctgttttcttatgaggcagcccccatacgctgctgtgtgattcccgccacaattacaacacttgacctgttcattttctccacattgtccatattcatgctctcctccacaccttccacatctcatcttagcatgacacacactagctatgtgcccatagcgttggcacttgaaacaacgtactgggggtggcacgtaagctctaacatagaagcttaaatacccaatcatgattctctctggtaggtccttctctgcaaattgcactagcacggattcgctctcagtcttttcaccgttcctaaatgccatcattcttttcatcatagtgacagttccttcttttatttctcttttcagatcatctaaattttctcctcttgggattcctgtcacgactcctcttacCCCCTTTCATTCTCCCACTTCGatgttttcctttattattttgttgcacagtttttgcaatcgcattgctttgttcttttgctatccatttttgcatttaatcaacagccgtccgtccctgagcaccttcgctatctccacctctccaatgtccttctttaatcccttaaccagtgtcatcaaactaatgtcattcatatcttggtttgatttaaatgtataaattatcttatattcatccaccatATCCCTTTTCCTcctatcaacctcttcatcgtcttcatgcactcttttagcactcgactttccttcactccctcctctccccttctttcctctctcacctctagtcctatccatttccatactatcctcatacatcccgtcactatccccttccatctcgatccagtcacaaaacagcttatgctcaaccgccaaaacagatttagacactctcgccgccgccaaattcactccaaatgtttggtagttccgcgtctctccttccggaagcttcGCCTCTAGCCTGTAGGTCATCCGCTGCTGTAGGGTCTTtactgtcctttgtgttctttgatgttgatgtttccctcttacacacatgtgagagggatgtatACTATgcctatgagttgttgtttttttcccttggcctcagtctggaccccctctccagggcccaagcTTAGAccgattatttttttaatcttatttgattttaatcttctatttttttctccttgtttacctgtatctcatcttttttgtaaggggcgctggaagccggcagactcatcagcgatcctgttctgtctccctgtaatgtttgtctgatcttgaatgggattctgctgaaaattttaattttcctgaaggaactctcctgaaggaataaataaaatacagtactatctaatctaatttaaatGTGCTggttcaaaaaaaggttgaaaaacactgtcacaCTATACCTCCTCCCCCAGCCACCGTGCCTTCATAGCCGGGCATGTCGTCGAACATGCCGGCTGGTGGAGCGCTTGGGCCAGAATTCGACTCAGCCACGGGTGGGGCTACCATTGCTGAAACAAACCAGATGAACCAGTTCAGTCAAATAAAGTTTATTATATTACAGTAAGAAACCTACAAACTTTTTTTAAAGACACCTAAACGATCAGCAAAATACGTTTTGTATGCCTGACAAATGCGAAGATCCGATTACAGGGCATGTTTGTACATGTACGTGATAATGAATGAATACTATAACTGACTTACCTTGCCCCTCAGCGTTAGAATCCATCCCGGTGTGATTATCAAAACGCTAAATATTAATTGGCGGGGTGTAGTCCTTAATAAGACATGTAAAACACACCGCTGATTTTTCTCGCTCAATACATGCAGTACGTGAacacaccagtgacgtcaccGTAGGTGTTGCGCGGCTACAGCACGGAAGTGCGTAACACCTTGTTTCTTAAACACACACACGTCCAGGTGAAGCAACGGTGTAACAAcacgcgcgcgcacgcacacacacacgcacacaccataCATACCATGAGAAGGGCCCTGGACTGCTGTCAAATAACCGGGATTGGCCACACCATAACTTGGTCTCCCCTCACTGGATAAAAGGGGAAAACGAAAGTTAACAAGAGGCCAGATTTAAACGACGATCTACTATAAAATGTTCACGTCCAAATTTGTTTCAGAGACTTACTTAATGAAAGGCCGATAGTCCATCTTGGTGCGAGACAAAAACAAGTCTAGGCAAACAAGATGAGTGCAACACTATAATCCATCATCATGTGACGAAATACAAATCATTTACCTTTTACAACGCTGAATGTGAGCTAAAACGCCCACTGCCGTTCTTAACGCCACTTTAGGACCGCGTTTGAAGAGTTTACCagcctatttttttttcttcaaagtcTGATTTTCTCAAAGTGAACCCCCCCCCCACCAGCAAAAAGGGGTGTTCAGGAAGTGCGCGTATTATCAGTAAATAGAAGTGAAAGTATAAAGGCAGTTGTATGTCTTAAACTATGTTGGGCTGGTTAAAACGTGTTCATAAACAATATGCCAATATGTTGTATACGTGTTTATTATAATTGGTTTGTAATGTATACTTTCCATTTCATGTACAAACAGTAATGTGTGTTTAAGTAACGGTGAACGCTCTGGACTACACTTCCCATGAGCACTTGCCACACAGTCGGAAGTCCTTTTTCTTTCTTCCGCTGACGGTAAAGTCCTTTTTGGATTGTCATCGGCCGGTGAGTGTTCAGTATCTGCGTTAATCCGTGCATTTTGTTGTATTAGTTCACCATCTTGGCATTTCATCATGTACTTTTACGTGTATTCTTTGTAGTTATGGGGAAATTGGGCTTTGAAAAGCACTTTGATTCATGCTGTCTAACGCGAGGTGTTTGCTAAAGCTACCAACCTGCAGCTAACGCTGTACCCATCATGTCTggttgttattttataataaggCCTGCTCCATAGTCTATTGCATTACGTATTGGTATAAAAAAGTTGAATTGATAaattaatcaaatgtatttaaacCGAGTTGACATGTAATGTCTTGTGTTAAAGTCCGGCTTGCTAGCCAAACATTGCTCTAACCGTATAAACGTTAGCTTGCAGCAAGTTAGCTTTCTTGTGAAAATGTTTTTGTGAGTCTTATATTTTCAAATGGAATTCCCAATTAGGCTAATCTAGTTGTGAGGTCGTATAGTTAATCCCGGAAATGTACGACTGTATCTTCATAGGCCTTAAACTGTTGTAGTATTgattaaacaaaaaacaattttctaTTAACAGTCACCATGGCAGCCCTCCGACCCCTCACTAAGCCCAAAATCGTCAAAAAGAGAACCAAGAAGTTCATCCGCCACCAGTCAGACAGATATGTCAAGATTGCGGTAAGTTTAACATTTCTACAGGAACAGATGTGTAGGTCCATGAAAGAGTATACAATTAATTAGTGAAATGTATCCTTGTTCTGCCTTCAAACAGAGAAACTGGCGCAAGCCCAGAGGTATTGACAACAGGGTCCGTAGGCGGTTCAAGGGCCAGATGCTGATGCCCAACATTGGTTACGGTAGCAACAAGAAAACAAAGCATATGCTGCCAAATGGCTTTAAGAAGTTTCTGGTGCACAATGTCAAGGAGTTGGAAGTCCTGATGATGAGTAACAAGTAAGTTACACATGTACACTTGTATCTCTGTTACTGATATAATTAAAATACAGCACATAGTTTTGCTGAAACAGGATGTCGCTTTTCAAGGTTATTTTCCGAGTCAGCTATATTTTGGCTTTTGCTGTTGTCATAGTAGTTACTTTTTGATTGTTATTTAGCCTATTTACTAAAATCCTGAC
The DNA window shown above is from Nerophis ophidion isolate RoL-2023_Sa linkage group LG06, RoL_Noph_v1.0, whole genome shotgun sequence and carries:
- the rpl32 gene encoding 60S ribosomal protein L32, coding for MAALRPLTKPKIVKKRTKKFIRHQSDRYVKIARNWRKPRGIDNRVRRRFKGQMLMPNIGYGSNKKTKHMLPNGFKKFLVHNVKELEVLMMSNKTYCAEIAHNVSSKNRKVIVERAAQLAIKITNPNARLRSEENE